A window of Euwallacea similis isolate ESF13 chromosome 10, ESF131.1, whole genome shotgun sequence contains these coding sequences:
- the wus gene encoding dnaJ homolog subfamily C member 22 — translation MMDTNRVRNRQNGPKGTKFEHLPSSSSMTKNFFCAIGNLFGIQSCAQNADVAPNPFENGTNKCRLDQKIKQAAPKSGEKNVVFQTPLDQQPTDADVASKKSLILAYILWLFGGIFGLHLFYLDRDAHAFLTWSTLGGYGLGWLADVTKIPRYVRECNNDPRFLHEMMDKMRRNKKPPFSSSRFISAVMVGYLWGQLVLLAIPQDEVWGVNWNTYFHWLIPLAVALGVWVVGNIGKEQGKPWLTIAVSYITYISRWYIYDESVWLSLVMFSAAIAFDTFSKEWRRSPKKKSPLWKRAIVVACCVFLYVSLWSSYIYFNGKITDSNGEEIPVHEAIHHFFTSSWWTDFKQSLYDIYLYAQHHGWYEIWKQVIDLSDPQGEQNAYKVLGVSPTASQQEITARWRALSRENHPDKVKVPERQREAQERFMEIQQAYEILSNIKNKRGRKNKKSIQDEF, via the exons ATGATGGATACAAATCGGGTGAGAAATCGCCAGAATGGCCCCAAAGGTAcgaaatttgaacatttaccCAGCTCATCAtcgatgacaaaaaatttcttttgcgCGATCGGTAATTTGTTCGGTATTCAATCTTGCGCTCAAAATGCTGACGTCGCCCCTAATCCCTTCGAAAATGGTACCAATAAATGCAGGCTAG accaaaaaattaagcaagCAGCGCCGAAAAGTGGAGAGAAAAATGTGGTTTTTCAAACCCCACTGGACCAACAACCGACGGATGCAGATGTGGCCTCAAAGAAGAGCCTCATTTTGGCCTACATACTGTGGCTTTTTGGAGGAATCTTTG GTCTGCACTTGTTCTACCTGGACAGAGACGCTCACGCTTTCTTAACATGGAGCACCCTGGGGGGTTACGGTCTGGGATGGCTTGCAGACGTCACCAAAATCCCCCGCTACGTGAGGGAATGCAACAACGATCCCCGTTTTTTGCACGAAATGATGGACAAAATGAGGCGCAATAAGAAG CCTCCTTTTTCCTCGAGCCGCTTCATTTCTGCTGTTATGGTGGGCTATTTGTGGGGTCAGTTGGTTCTGTTGGCCATTCCTCAAGACGAAGTTTGGGGAGTTAATTGGAATACTTACTTCCACTGGTTAATTCCTCTTGCTGTGGCTTTAG GAGTGTGGGTGGTGGGTAATATTGGGAAAGAGCAGGGTAAGCCTTGGTTGACCATCGCAGTTTCTTACATCACCTACATATCCAGATGGTACATTTACGACGAGAGCGTTTGGTTGAGTCTGGTGATGTTCTCTGCAGCAATAGCTTTCGACACCTTTTCCAAGGAGTGGAGACGTTCTCCTAAGAAAAAATC GCCTCTCTGGAAGAGAGCGATAGTTGTGGCCTGCTGCGTCTTCCTCTACGTTAGTCTGTGGAGCTCCTACATTTACTTCAATGGCAAAATCACTGACTCCAACGGAGAAGAAATACCTGTACACGAGGCAATTCATCACTTCTTCACTAGCTCCTGGTGGACCGATTTCAAGCAATCCTTGTATGACATTTATCTGTACGCACAGCACCACGGATGGTACGAGATTTGGAAACAAGTCATCGATCTGTCGGATCCGCAAGGGGAGCAAAATGCTTATAAAGTCCTAGGCGTCAGTCCTACGGCCAGTCAGCAGGAAATCACGGCCAGATGGAGGGCCCTGAGTAGGGAGAATCATCCCGATAAGGTGAAGGTTCCAGAAAGGCAAAGGGAGGCGCAGGAGAGGTTCATGGAGATACAGCAAGCCTATGAAATCTTGTCTAATATCAAGAATAAGAGGGGtagaaagaataaaaagagCATTCAAGACGAATTTTGA